The following coding sequences lie in one Zingiber officinale cultivar Zhangliang chromosome 2B, Zo_v1.1, whole genome shotgun sequence genomic window:
- the LOC122048693 gene encoding uncharacterized protein LOC122048693, producing the protein MSSSLLLLLSLFFPSSLSEAVTAQSSALPSNSSTVYDILQEYNLPPGILPDTVKSFSVASNGYFVIDLYGECYVDFEYIVYYATRVSGFLGYGSVSNLEGVQIRSYLIWYGVSYIKVDLPYSDFVYIQFG; encoded by the coding sequence atgtcctcctccctcctcctcctcctttctctcttcttcccttcctcccTCTCTGAGGCGGTGACTGCCCAATCGTCGGCCTTGCCGTCCAACAGCTCCACTGTCTACGACATCCTCCAGGAGTACAACCTCCCTCCCGGCATCCTCCCCGACACCGTCAAGTCTTTCTCCGTCGCTTCCAACGGCTACTTCGTCATCGATCTCTATGGAGAGTGCTACGTCGACTTCGAGTACATCGTCTACTACGCCACGCGCGTGTCTGGCTTCCTCGGCTACGGCTCCGTCTCCAACCTCGAGGGTGTCCAGATCCGGAGCTATCTCATCTGGTATGGCGTCAGCTACATCAAGGTCGACCTCCCCTACTCCGATTTCGTCTACATCCAGTTCGGCTAG